A single Mangrovimonas sp. YM274 DNA region contains:
- the queA gene encoding tRNA preQ1(34) S-adenosylmethionine ribosyltransferase-isomerase QueA, with product MKLSNFNFKLPDELLADRPSDIRDEARLMVLNRKEQTIEHKLFKDVIDYFDEGDVMILNNTKVFPARLYGNKEKTGARIEVFLLRELNEEQRLWDVLVDPARKIRIGNKLYFGDDETLVAEVIDNTTSRGRTLRFLYDGSYAEFRSKLTELGETPLPKYIKRDVEPEDEERYQTIFAKNEGAVAAPTAGLHFSKHLLKRLEIKGIELPEITLHVGLGTFNPVEVEDLSKHKMDSEEVIIDKAAVDIINKGIHDKRRVCAVGTTSMRAIESSVSSNGTLNEFAGWTNKFIFPPYDFSIANCMITNFHTPKSTLLMMVSAFAGHDFIKKAYEEAVKEEYKFYTYGDAMLIL from the coding sequence ATGAAATTATCAAATTTTAACTTTAAACTTCCAGACGAATTATTGGCAGATCGTCCTTCGGACATTAGAGACGAAGCGCGATTGATGGTTTTGAACAGAAAAGAGCAAACCATCGAGCACAAATTGTTTAAGGATGTTATTGATTACTTCGATGAAGGAGATGTGATGATCCTTAACAATACCAAAGTGTTCCCTGCAAGATTGTATGGAAATAAAGAAAAAACAGGAGCAAGAATTGAAGTATTCCTTTTAAGGGAATTGAATGAAGAGCAACGTCTTTGGGATGTTTTGGTAGATCCTGCAAGAAAAATAAGAATTGGTAACAAGCTGTATTTTGGTGATGACGAAACGTTGGTAGCAGAGGTTATTGACAACACCACTTCAAGAGGGAGAACTTTGCGTTTCCTTTATGATGGATCATATGCCGAATTTAGAAGTAAGCTTACTGAATTAGGAGAGACACCACTTCCTAAATACATAAAGAGAGACGTGGAGCCTGAAGATGAAGAGCGTTACCAAACCATTTTTGCAAAAAATGAAGGTGCTGTAGCAGCTCCAACGGCAGGACTACACTTCTCTAAGCACCTGTTGAAGCGTTTGGAAATTAAAGGTATAGAATTGCCAGAAATTACACTTCATGTCGGTTTGGGAACTTTTAACCCTGTTGAGGTGGAGGATTTATCTAAGCACAAAATGGATAGTGAAGAGGTAATAATTGATAAAGCGGCGGTTGATATCATTAACAAGGGAATTCATGATAAAAGACGCGTGTGTGCCGTAGGGACTACTTCCATGAGAGCTATTGAAAGTTCAGTGTCTTCCAATGGAACGTTAAACGAGTTTGCAGGGTGGACCAATAAGTTCATTTTCCCTCCTTACGATTTTAGTATTGCCAACTGTATGATTACTAACTTCCACACGCCAAAATCTACGTTGTTAATGATGGTGTCTGCGTTTGCTGGTCATGATTTCATCAAAAAGGCTTACGAAGAAGCAGTAAAAGAAGAATACAAGTTTTATACTTATGGAGATGCTATGTTGATTTTGTAA
- the rlmN gene encoding 23S rRNA (adenine(2503)-C(2))-methyltransferase RlmN → MEVKKKDIRALTKEQLRDFFVEQGDKAFRGNQVYEWLWNKGAHTFEDMTNISKDTRSMLHENFVINHVKVDQMQRSSDGTIKNAVRLHDSLVVESVLIPTATRTTACVSSQVGCSLDCRFCATARLKRMRNLNPDEIFDQVVAIDNESKLYFDRPLSNIVFMGMGEPLMNYNNVLKAIDKITSPEGLGMSPKRITVSTSGVPKMIKKMADDGVKFKLAVSLHSAIDEVRTSIMPFNATFPLRDLREALEYWYAKTKNRITYEYVVWQGINDSKKDAEALVQFCKFAPSKVNLIEYNPIDDGEFQQANPKAIDMYVSLLEANHITVTVRRSRGKDIDAACGQLANKS, encoded by the coding sequence ATGGAAGTAAAAAAGAAAGACATACGAGCACTCACCAAAGAACAATTGCGAGATTTTTTTGTGGAGCAAGGTGATAAGGCATTTAGGGGAAACCAAGTGTATGAATGGCTATGGAATAAAGGTGCTCATACATTTGAGGATATGACCAATATTTCCAAGGATACCCGATCTATGCTTCATGAAAATTTTGTGATCAATCATGTGAAGGTGGACCAAATGCAGCGTAGTTCGGATGGCACCATTAAAAATGCGGTAAGATTGCATGACAGTTTGGTAGTAGAGTCGGTATTGATTCCAACAGCAACCAGAACCACGGCTTGCGTGTCTTCGCAGGTAGGGTGTAGTTTGGATTGTAGGTTTTGTGCTACGGCTAGATTAAAGCGTATGCGTAACTTAAATCCAGATGAAATTTTCGATCAGGTGGTGGCTATCGACAATGAAAGCAAACTTTATTTTGACAGACCTTTGAGTAATATTGTGTTTATGGGGATGGGAGAACCACTCATGAATTACAATAACGTGCTTAAGGCAATTGATAAAATCACGTCTCCAGAAGGATTGGGAATGTCCCCAAAACGGATTACCGTTTCTACATCGGGAGTGCCTAAAATGATCAAAAAAATGGCTGATGATGGAGTGAAATTTAAATTGGCCGTATCGCTGCACTCCGCCATTGATGAAGTACGTACTTCTATAATGCCTTTTAACGCTACTTTTCCTTTGAGGGATCTTCGTGAAGCACTTGAATATTGGTATGCTAAAACCAAAAACAGAATTACTTATGAATATGTGGTGTGGCAAGGGATAAATGATTCCAAAAAGGATGCAGAGGCTTTGGTGCAGTTCTGCAAGTTTGCGCCAAGTAAGGTAAATTTAATTGAGTATAACCCTATTGATGATGGAGAGTTCCAACAGGCCAATCCTAAAGCAATTGATATGTATGTGTCCCTATTGGAGGCTAATCATATTACGGTTACAGTTAGACGTTCAAGAGGTAAAGATATTGACGCGGCCTGTGGACAATTGGCAAATAAAAGTTAA